A single genomic interval of Spirosoma taeanense harbors:
- a CDS encoding DUF5958 family protein, protein MELEEEIAIVQFGQGIYSKENLLTRFSQLDEARKMSWLWYIENLLHPLKPTEAEIESLNASTASVNDDAPFLIIRFSGLKKVLRIRTSKGAIDQSYGLLLDLFKMAYQRCYSLESGGLTSWWYQDLSNSETVQQILTRHHELIDEIYNNPGFRSEFASLAKLWYQEHHGRKAKLAEPEPVPAVQTHFDFVTYNEMITGFLENTIYKNSRAIWLLSDSLAKALSKQYKLEKEQARRLVWEVVERHLRKTYNTGLH, encoded by the coding sequence ATGGAATTGGAAGAAGAAATCGCAATTGTTCAGTTTGGGCAGGGCATCTATTCGAAAGAAAACCTGCTTACCCGATTCAGTCAACTGGATGAAGCCAGAAAAATGAGTTGGTTATGGTATATCGAAAATTTATTGCATCCATTGAAGCCTACGGAGGCCGAAATTGAATCGCTTAATGCATCCACCGCTTCGGTGAATGACGATGCTCCTTTTCTGATCATCAGGTTCTCCGGGCTTAAAAAGGTATTGCGCATACGTACGTCCAAAGGCGCAATTGACCAGTCTTATGGCCTGCTGCTTGACCTGTTCAAAATGGCCTACCAGCGGTGTTATTCCCTGGAAAGCGGAGGCTTGACCAGTTGGTGGTATCAGGATTTGTCGAACAGCGAAACCGTGCAGCAGATACTGACGCGACATCACGAATTGATTGACGAAATCTATAACAACCCCGGTTTCCGAAGTGAGTTTGCCAGTCTGGCTAAGCTATGGTATCAGGAGCATCATGGGCGAAAGGCAAAACTAGCGGAGCCCGAGCCTGTTCCTGCCGTTCAAACTCATTTTGATTTTGTTACATACAATGAGATGATTACCGGCTTTCTGGAAAACACCATTTACAAAAATTCGCGGGCGATATGGCTACTAAGTGATTCATTAGCGAAGGCACTATCAAAACAGTATAAGCTGGAAAAGGAACAGGCAAGGCGACTAGTTTGGGAGGTGGTCGAAAGACATCTCCGGAAAACGTACAATACCGGGCTGCACTGA
- a CDS encoding LytTR family DNA-binding domain-containing protein, whose protein sequence is MVQGVSAVFGRTTPLLHWPPIKVYTRDTGRQSFQVMDLLYAQAEANYSWLNWADGQRMLLPRPLNYYVAKLPPECFIRLHRNCLVNRYYVHHLERTDQGGLVYLTTGEALPVSRRRWGAIYHQLQCF, encoded by the coding sequence ATGGTTCAGGGGGTTTCTGCTGTTTTTGGTCGGACCACGCCCCTGCTGCACTGGCCACCGATCAAAGTCTATACCCGGGATACAGGGCGGCAGTCATTTCAGGTAATGGATCTGCTATATGCACAGGCCGAGGCTAATTATAGCTGGCTCAACTGGGCCGATGGTCAGCGGATGCTCCTGCCCCGACCGCTAAATTACTATGTGGCCAAACTGCCACCGGAATGCTTTATCCGCCTGCACCGTAACTGCCTGGTCAACCGGTATTACGTTCATCATCTGGAGCGGACCGATCAGGGGGGACTGGTGTACCTGACAACCGGGGAGGCTCTGCCTGTCTCGCGTCGGCGGTGGGGAGCCATTTACCATCAGCTTCAATGCTTTTGA
- a CDS encoding DUF72 domain-containing protein: MGIHIGTSGWSYDHWQGVLYPYPTPVHDRLGYYVQRFRTVELNSSFYRWPKQATFASWRQRLPEGFQLTVKAPRGLTHAKKLYAPERWMDRISVCWHELLDKRAVLLVQLAPQQVCDYNRLAYFLNQVPHWMRVAVEFRHSSWHNEAIFGLLEQHQAAYCIMSGAHLPCVLRATAPFVYVRLHGPDTEYLYGGSYSETDLRWWADRIREWAGMGKDVYVYFNNDGGGHAVRNAETLRWLLS; the protein is encoded by the coding sequence ATGGGTATTCACATTGGCACCTCGGGCTGGAGCTACGACCACTGGCAGGGCGTTCTGTACCCCTACCCGACGCCGGTTCATGACCGGCTCGGCTACTACGTCCAGCGTTTCCGGACCGTTGAGCTCAACAGCAGTTTTTACCGCTGGCCCAAACAGGCCACCTTTGCGAGCTGGCGGCAGCGACTGCCCGAGGGGTTCCAGCTGACGGTTAAAGCCCCCCGGGGCCTGACCCACGCCAAGAAGCTGTATGCACCCGAACGCTGGATGGACCGGATCAGCGTCTGCTGGCATGAACTGCTCGACAAGCGGGCCGTGCTTCTGGTGCAGCTGGCTCCCCAGCAGGTCTGTGATTATAATCGGCTGGCTTATTTCCTGAATCAGGTTCCGCACTGGATGCGGGTGGCGGTAGAGTTCCGGCACTCCAGCTGGCATAATGAAGCGATTTTCGGCCTGCTCGAACAACATCAGGCGGCTTACTGCATCATGAGCGGAGCCCACCTCCCCTGCGTACTGCGAGCCACCGCTCCGTTTGTGTATGTACGGCTGCACGGGCCGGATACCGAGTACCTGTACGGGGGCTCTTATTCCGAAACCGATCTGCGCTGGTGGGCCGACCGAATCCGGGAGTGGGCGGGCATGGGCAAAGACGTCTATGTATATTTCAACAACGACGGTGGGGGCCACGCCGTACGAAACGCCGAGACGCTCCGGTGGCTGCTTTCCTAA
- a CDS encoding helix-turn-helix domain-containing protein → MNLPADHIRLLFGLKLRQLRLDKGLSASDLAQQSGLSVSYITEIEKGRKYPKADKISALANAMQVDYDTLVSLKLSKKLEPISDLLRSKFLTEIPLELFGIDPSDLLELLAEAPAKVSAMIRTFMDIALSYNMSVERLYLAMLRSYQELHDNHFPDIEADADRFLNEFAPLNQPVTEALLANLLKTRYGVHIEQFDPLTQPELNSLRSVFRPEQRTLHLNAGLSAEQRAFILAREVGFHFMALKNRPYTYSWVEAESFEQILNNYKASYFAGAILIRREVLVTRLTELFSQETWNNDAFLQLIADFGATPERFFYRLSNVLPSHFGIDQLFFYRFNNTVGQTTFQLTKEMHLSRQQGPRGMVDEHFCRRWVALTILQELQSLQLNKAFDGTLCRAQLSEYAGSGHQYLIVSVAHPFQAVTQQNMSVSMCFAVNDALKSKMKFLRNWPQNPVLTNVPHRVVNEACERCGIFDCRERVAAPTVLQKKRQFLAMKQAMNRLQ, encoded by the coding sequence TTGAATCTGCCCGCTGATCATATTCGCTTATTATTTGGCCTGAAACTTCGCCAGCTACGACTTGATAAAGGTCTGTCGGCCAGCGACCTGGCGCAACAGTCCGGTTTATCTGTTTCGTATATTACGGAGATTGAAAAAGGCCGCAAATACCCCAAAGCCGATAAAATTTCTGCGCTGGCCAATGCCATGCAGGTCGACTATGATACACTGGTTTCGCTGAAGCTGAGCAAAAAACTGGAGCCAATTTCAGACCTGCTGCGCTCCAAGTTCCTGACCGAAATTCCGCTGGAGCTGTTCGGCATCGACCCTTCCGATCTGCTCGAACTGCTGGCCGAAGCGCCAGCCAAAGTCAGCGCCATGATTCGGACTTTCATGGACATTGCCCTGAGCTACAACATGAGCGTTGAACGGCTGTACCTGGCCATGCTTCGCTCGTATCAGGAATTGCACGATAATCATTTTCCGGATATTGAAGCCGATGCGGATCGATTCCTGAACGAGTTTGCGCCCCTGAATCAGCCCGTTACGGAAGCGCTGCTGGCCAATCTGCTCAAAACGCGATACGGCGTCCATATTGAGCAGTTTGACCCGCTTACGCAGCCCGAACTGAATTCGTTACGCTCGGTTTTCCGGCCGGAACAACGTACGCTCCATCTGAACGCCGGCCTGTCGGCAGAGCAGCGGGCGTTTATCTTGGCCCGGGAGGTAGGCTTCCACTTTATGGCGCTGAAAAACCGACCGTATACATATTCGTGGGTCGAAGCCGAGTCGTTCGAGCAAATTCTGAACAACTATAAGGCTTCGTATTTTGCCGGGGCTATTCTGATCCGGCGCGAGGTTCTAGTTACCCGGCTGACCGAGCTGTTTTCGCAGGAAACCTGGAATAACGACGCGTTTCTGCAACTTATCGCCGACTTTGGGGCAACGCCCGAACGCTTCTTTTACCGGCTCAGTAACGTGTTGCCGAGCCATTTTGGCATTGATCAGCTGTTTTTTTATCGCTTCAACAATACGGTCGGGCAAACGACCTTTCAGCTGACCAAAGAGATGCACCTTTCGCGGCAGCAGGGACCGCGCGGTATGGTCGATGAGCATTTCTGCCGCCGGTGGGTGGCCCTGACCATTCTGCAGGAACTCCAGTCGCTGCAACTGAACAAAGCTTTCGACGGGACTCTTTGCCGGGCGCAGTTGTCGGAATATGCCGGCTCGGGGCATCAATACCTGATTGTTTCGGTAGCTCATCCCTTTCAGGCCGTTACGCAGCAGAACATGAGTGTGTCAATGTGCTTTGCGGTCAACGACGCCCTGAAGAGCAAAATGAAGTTTCTGCGAAACTGGCCCCAGAATCCGGTGTTAACCAATGTACCGCACCGGGTGGTGAATGAAGCCTGCGAACGTTGCGGCATATTTGACTGTCGCGAGCGCGTGGCCGCCCCTACTGTCCTGCAGAAGAAACGGCAGTTTCTGGCTATGAAACAGGCCATGAACCGGCTTCAGTAA
- a CDS encoding aconitate hydratase, protein MAFDVDMIQRVYANLGERVEAARQAVGKPLTLSEKILYSHLFSGTPTQAFERGKAYVDFAPDRVAMQDATAQMALLQFMQAGRPQVAVPSTVHCDHLIQAEVGADQDLDVAKNKNKEVYDFLSSISNKYGIGFWKPGAGIIHQVVIENYAFPGGMMIGTDSHTPNAGGLGMIAIGVGGADACDVMAGLAWELKMPKLIGVKLTGKLSGWASAKDVILRVAGILTVKGGTGCIVEYFGEGAESLSATGKGTICNMGAEIGATTSIFAYDEKMADYLRATNRADIAEAAEGVKQHLRSDDEVYADPATYYDQLIEINLSELEPHINGPFTPDLAWPLSNFAKAVKENNWPERLEVGLIGSCTNSSYEDLTRSASVAEQAVSKNLKVRSEFTVTPGSELVRFTAERDGLLQTFENMGGVVLANACGPCIGQWARHMDDPTRKNSIITSFNRNFAKRNDGNASTHAFVASPEIVTALAIAGDLTFNPMTDTLTNEAGEQVKLDEPKGIEQPVKGYAVEDAGYQAPAEDGSGVQVIVSPTSDRLQLLAPFAAWEGTDLKRLKLLIKAKGKCTTDHISMAGPWLKYRGHLDNISNNMLIGAVNYYNEQTNSVKNQLTGEYGPVPTVQRAYKAAGIGSVVVGDENYGEGSSREHAAMEPRFLGVRAILVRSFARIHETNLKKQGMLALTFANPADYDKILEDDTFDINGLTGFAPGRPLEIVLNHADGTTDTFLANHTYNEGQIEWFKAGAALNIIRMKQNA, encoded by the coding sequence ATGGCTTTCGATGTCGATATGATTCAGCGCGTATACGCCAACCTTGGCGAACGCGTCGAAGCAGCCCGGCAGGCAGTGGGTAAACCGCTGACTCTGTCGGAGAAAATTTTATACAGCCACCTTTTCTCGGGTACGCCTACGCAGGCGTTTGAACGGGGAAAAGCATACGTGGACTTTGCGCCCGACCGCGTAGCCATGCAGGACGCAACCGCGCAGATGGCCCTGCTGCAGTTTATGCAGGCGGGTCGGCCGCAGGTGGCGGTCCCGTCAACGGTACACTGCGATCACCTGATTCAGGCTGAAGTTGGTGCCGATCAGGATCTGGACGTTGCTAAAAACAAGAACAAAGAAGTGTACGACTTCCTGTCGTCCATCTCGAATAAATACGGCATTGGGTTCTGGAAACCCGGCGCGGGCATCATTCACCAGGTGGTGATTGAAAACTACGCGTTCCCCGGTGGCATGATGATCGGTACCGATTCGCACACGCCCAACGCGGGTGGTCTGGGAATGATTGCCATTGGCGTGGGTGGAGCCGATGCCTGCGACGTGATGGCCGGTCTGGCCTGGGAGTTGAAAATGCCGAAACTGATCGGCGTAAAACTCACCGGCAAGCTCAGCGGCTGGGCGTCGGCAAAAGACGTCATCCTGCGCGTGGCCGGTATCCTGACCGTAAAAGGCGGAACGGGCTGCATCGTTGAATACTTCGGTGAAGGAGCCGAAAGTCTGTCGGCAACCGGGAAAGGCACGATCTGCAACATGGGCGCTGAAATTGGGGCAACGACTTCGATCTTCGCCTACGATGAGAAAATGGCCGATTACCTGCGGGCTACCAACCGCGCCGACATCGCCGAAGCGGCCGAAGGCGTCAAGCAGCACCTGCGCTCCGACGACGAGGTCTATGCCGATCCGGCTACGTACTACGACCAGCTCATCGAAATTAACCTGTCAGAGCTGGAGCCGCACATCAACGGTCCGTTCACCCCCGACCTGGCCTGGCCGCTGTCGAACTTCGCCAAAGCCGTCAAGGAAAACAACTGGCCCGAGCGGCTGGAAGTAGGTCTGATTGGTTCCTGCACCAACTCCAGCTACGAAGACCTGACCCGGTCGGCGTCGGTAGCAGAACAGGCCGTGAGCAAAAATCTGAAAGTACGTTCGGAGTTCACCGTTACGCCTGGTTCGGAACTGGTTCGGTTTACCGCCGAGCGCGATGGTCTGCTGCAAACGTTTGAGAACATGGGCGGTGTCGTACTGGCTAACGCCTGCGGTCCCTGCATTGGGCAGTGGGCGCGGCACATGGACGACCCGACCCGTAAGAACTCGATCATTACGTCGTTCAACCGGAACTTCGCCAAGCGGAACGACGGCAACGCCAGCACCCACGCGTTTGTGGCTTCGCCCGAAATCGTTACGGCTCTCGCCATTGCGGGTGACCTGACGTTCAACCCCATGACCGACACGCTGACCAACGAAGCCGGTGAGCAGGTGAAGCTCGACGAGCCGAAAGGTATCGAACAGCCCGTAAAAGGCTACGCTGTTGAGGACGCAGGCTATCAGGCCCCGGCCGAAGATGGTTCGGGTGTACAGGTGATCGTTAGCCCTACGTCGGACCGTCTGCAATTGCTGGCACCGTTCGCAGCCTGGGAAGGTACCGACCTGAAAAGGCTGAAACTGCTGATCAAAGCGAAAGGCAAGTGTACGACCGACCATATTTCGATGGCGGGTCCGTGGCTGAAGTACCGGGGCCACCTGGATAATATCTCGAACAACATGCTGATCGGGGCTGTGAACTATTACAATGAGCAGACCAACAGCGTGAAAAATCAACTGACCGGTGAGTACGGGCCCGTACCGACTGTGCAGCGGGCCTACAAAGCCGCTGGTATTGGCTCGGTGGTGGTAGGTGACGAGAATTACGGCGAAGGCTCGTCGCGCGAGCACGCAGCCATGGAGCCGCGCTTCCTTGGCGTTCGGGCGATTCTGGTCCGGTCGTTTGCCCGGATTCACGAAACGAACCTGAAAAAGCAGGGGATGCTGGCGCTGACGTTTGCCAACCCGGCCGACTACGACAAGATTCTGGAAGACGATACGTTCGACATCAACGGCCTGACCGGGTTTGCGCCGGGCCGTCCGCTCGAAATCGTCCTGAACCATGCCGACGGCACCACGGATACGTTCCTGGCGAACCATACCTACAACGAAGGCCAGATTGAGTGGTTCAAAGCGGGTGCGGCTCTGAACATCATCCGGATGAAGCAGAACGCGTAA
- a CDS encoding CHRD domain-containing protein: protein MNKKNTLLSLTTLLALGLSFTACMTEDNENPNTISPITRLTATLNGVSEKPTSTTSPATGTFVGNLNTTTRVLSYTVTYQGFPANDQPVAGHLHKVTQANGTGPVDIPFPSLTSPIIATTSPLAQSKVDSMLAGFYYANIHTPRFPAGAIRGDIKRR from the coding sequence ATGAACAAAAAAAATACGCTCCTTTCCCTGACAACCCTGCTAGCTTTGGGGCTGTCGTTCACGGCCTGCATGACCGAGGACAACGAAAACCCAAACACCATTTCGCCGATTACCCGGCTGACGGCCACGCTCAATGGGGTCAGTGAGAAACCCACCTCAACCACGTCGCCGGCAACAGGGACGTTTGTGGGCAACCTCAACACCACAACGCGGGTGCTGAGCTATACGGTTACGTACCAGGGATTCCCGGCCAATGACCAGCCCGTAGCCGGTCACCTGCACAAGGTTACCCAGGCGAATGGCACTGGCCCGGTCGATATTCCATTTCCGAGCCTGACGTCACCAATTATCGCAACCACTTCGCCACTGGCTCAGTCTAAAGTCGACAGTATGCTGGCGGGTTTCTACTACGCCAACATTCATACGCCCAGGTTTCCGGCGGGGGCCATTCGGGGCGATATTAAACGCCGGTAA